Proteins co-encoded in one Bacteroidota bacterium genomic window:
- a CDS encoding tetratricopeptide repeat protein: protein MLLFCFFLQFSMVYAQEGKSSEFEKTGTELFYSNDFVGALPYFEKALEQNPKSAKNHYFLGEINFKLERTKVAMDNYNKAIELDTVNFTYYKDRGRLKAHLKDYRGSIADFNKSLEISPDFSDALFDRALSNYQLKQYSDCISDFTRVIENNPKDKEAFYSRGSAKIDSGDLIGGCTDWSRAGELGFIKAYETIQKKCN from the coding sequence ATGCTTTTATTTTGCTTCTTTCTTCAATTTTCCATGGTATATGCCCAGGAGGGAAAAAGTTCTGAGTTTGAAAAAACAGGAACTGAGTTATTTTATTCTAATGATTTTGTAGGCGCCTTGCCCTATTTTGAAAAAGCACTTGAACAAAATCCAAAATCAGCAAAAAACCATTATTTTTTGGGAGAAATAAATTTTAAATTAGAAAGAACAAAGGTTGCAATGGATAATTATAATAAGGCAATTGAGCTTGATACGGTTAATTTCACCTATTACAAAGATAGAGGGCGATTAAAGGCCCATTTAAAAGATTACAGGGGATCAATAGCTGATTTTAACAAATCGCTTGAAATTAGTCCTGATTTTTCTGACGCTTTGTTTGACCGTGCTCTTTCTAATTATCAGCTAAAACAGTATTCAGATTGTATTTCTGATTTTACAAGGGTAATAGAGAACAACCCAAAAGATAAGGAAGCTTTTTATAGTAGAGGAAGCGCTAAAATAGATTCAGGGGATTTAATTGGAGGTTGCACTGATTGGAGCAGGGCAGGAGAGTTGGGCTTTATAAAAGCGTATGAAACGATTCAAAAAAAATGCAATTAA
- a CDS encoding serine hydrolase codes for MKKKFLIGIGIFVGLLLIGAALGVFYFKPDKEKVLNFIKENPDKANILLIRNDSILAEQNIEKLSPLASTVKIIVAIEYAKQASAGTINPDEFVAIADLEKFHIKGTDGGAHPAWLLTVQNKTFDNKIALREIAKGMIKYSSNANTEWLMERLGLENINSRIDSLGLKNHTQIYYIASAMFIGNEAFPDVTGTELTEKLQNLELIKYIELSKSIHAKLLVDTVYKTKTGEMMEMDVQKIWSNNLPSSTVADYVSIMKKINNRVYFDVKTQQYLDEVMEYVLENPANKEWLEHSGTKGGSTAFALTKALYATDKKGNKTELAYFFNDLSLFENFRLQFSMNEFELHILTKNEFREKVFGTLKHQN; via the coding sequence ATGAAAAAGAAATTTTTAATTGGAATAGGAATATTTGTTGGATTATTGCTTATTGGCGCAGCACTTGGAGTGTTTTATTTTAAGCCAGACAAAGAAAAAGTTCTAAACTTTATAAAAGAAAACCCCGACAAAGCCAATATTTTGTTGATTAGAAACGATAGTATTTTAGCAGAACAAAATATAGAAAAGCTAAGTCCGCTAGCAAGTACAGTTAAAATAATAGTTGCTATTGAATACGCAAAACAGGCCAGTGCAGGAACAATAAACCCAGATGAATTTGTAGCGATTGCTGATCTTGAAAAATTTCATATCAAAGGAACTGACGGAGGCGCACATCCCGCTTGGCTTTTAACTGTTCAAAATAAAACTTTTGACAATAAAATTGCATTAAGAGAAATTGCAAAGGGAATGATTAAATACAGTTCAAATGCAAATACAGAATGGCTAATGGAAAGGCTTGGATTGGAAAATATAAATTCCAGAATCGATAGTTTAGGATTGAAAAACCATACTCAAATATATTATATTGCTTCTGCCATGTTCATTGGAAATGAAGCTTTCCCAGATGTAACTGGAACAGAATTAACTGAAAAGCTTCAAAACCTGGAGTTGATAAAATATATAGAACTTTCTAAAAGTATTCATGCCAAACTCTTGGTTGATACAGTTTATAAAACAAAAACCGGAGAGATGATGGAAATGGATGTTCAAAAAATATGGTCTAACAACCTTCCTAGCTCAACTGTGGCAGATTATGTGAGTATTATGAAAAAAATCAACAACAGGGTTTATTTTGATGTGAAAACCCAACAATATTTGGACGAAGTAATGGAATATGTTCTGGAAAACCCGGCAAACAAAGAGTGGTTGGAACACAGTGGGACGAAAGGCGGTTCAACTGCTTTTGCTTTAACAAAGGCATTGTACGCAACTGACAAAAAGGGGAATAAAACAGAACTTGCCTATTTTTTCAATGACCTTTCTCTTTTTGAAAATTTTCGATTGCAATTCAGTATGAACGAATTTGAATTGCATATTTTGACAAAAAATGAATTTAGAGAAAAAGTGTTTGGAACATTAAAACATCAAAATTAA